The Mangifera indica cultivar Alphonso chromosome 12, CATAS_Mindica_2.1, whole genome shotgun sequence DNA window TCAAATTACATTAATGACCTTGTACTGACCTAGCAGATCAAGCCCCCTTGATTCCTCGGTCTAAGCATCCCATCAGCCTCCgtatattactaaaaaaataaaacccccAGAatgaacatttaaaaaaaaaaatatatatatatatatatatatatatatatatatatatatatatatatatatatatatatccaaaccAAAAATAGAAagcattaaataataaaactaaaaggGCCTTAGGACTCTTAGCAGAGGAGACTTATTACAATACTTCAGGGGTTTTAAATTAGACAAAATCTGAGAGAGTTTACGCATCCGGAATTTCTAACGTGACCAAAATCGAACGGTCAATGATTAAAGAAGGCTTTGAAACGGCTCCATCGTCATCTGCATACGTAATTAATGACATAACGGAAGACCTTGATTTGTTCGACCTCGATTTGCCCTCCATCAATTCAAGATTAATTACATATCtataataaaaacaagagaGTTAAAGTTTATCCAATaaacaagtaaataaattaaatatatatatatcaaggcCCTGTTTGATggacaaaaatacccaaaaagaTGAGCCATTCAATTTGGTCAAAAACTATGGGTGGTGATTCTTCTAATCCACCGTCTTCCATTTCTGGCTAACTCATGAAGTAGGCGCTGCAAATGAATTTATCCAAAGATGTGCTCAGAGATTACATCTTACAATGAAAGTCACAGCTTTACGAGATTTGTCTAACTTGACTCGTCTCATATAGGATGGCAACATAGGGATGAATACTCTAATCTCTTTGGGAAAAACAGGGAAGGAAAATTcatgtcatttttatttttcatcttagtaataaaatatttgttaagtATCTTGATATCTTCGTTCAAGCAAAGAATGATCAAAGACCTGGTTTGAAGCGTCGAAATTACTATCTTGATAACTTGATTATCTGATCATGGGAAAACCCCTTCGGTTTTGTTCCACATGTTGCTCAACTCCGTTAGGGAAGATAAGGCAGGTGAATTTAATAGTGGAGTCTGATTTGGGGTTTCATGACAACTATGTGGAACCCGGATGATCCTTATATAGGTTAGGCAAATCGATAATGGCACCACGAAGGTCGTCACCAAGATTTACCCAATTTCATTTATACATACAAGAGCCATTAACTGGTTTTCTTGTGGGACTGTGTTGATTTAAACcccaaaaaaatcattttctactCACTGTCAAATCTTCGAACCTAACTAGTTTGGcgttcaaaatttcattttgattaaccctccagtaaaaataaaaaacatgagACAAGAAGCaggtgaatatatatatatatttggttaaGGAAGTTCTCTGATTCTAAAAACTTTGATTGTTTCAGAGGAAGAATTACAAGATCATATTTGATTACAAAGACAGATtgaaaacaaagttaaaatgtCATCTTCGTCTTGCAGTATGTTTAAAGATCAATTCACAGCCATAAAGCACCGGCGTCTTTTAAAATAGGTACCAATTCGCCTGAAATATGAGTGGCTATTAACTGATCCAAGCCGCCAAACAACTTCCCCCCCACAAAAACAGCCGGAAACTGTATTGACCCGCCGTCAGTCTCACTTTTCAGACCCTTAATTCTTGATAACTCGCCAACAACGTTAGCTTCATCGGCCTCCTCAACCTCAAACACCGCGGGGTTTACGCCGTGCCCTAGTAACAACGTCCTCACCACATGGCTCATACAGCAGCCACGTCTCCCAAGCACCACCACGGCATTCTCCAGTACCATTTTCTCTACACTGTTGTTTTGTGCCTTGCCGGTAGTTATACCGCCGCCGCTGAGTGGCATCGAGGTGCTGCTGCCAGGCGCGGCGGCGTGGAGATATGATCTGTAGGGGATTGCTTTTTGCATGGAAAAATATTGAATTCAGAGAGGGGAacgtatgtatgtatgaatgAATGAAGGAGGTTGATGTAAAGAGAAGAATTTTATAGCCATAGAAGATAAATAGACACCGACAAAGAAGGCAACAATGTCAGCCGCCGTTACGCACTCTTGTACGTCAGAAAGACTATGGGTGACTTGGTTTTGCGTCACAGCTAGGCTAGACGGATTTTCTGGTGGCAGCCTACATTCCAAtgaatataacattttttttatttattttattaaaaaaactccaaaattttaaaaatgaaaaataaaactgCTACTTTCGAAACCCCGTATAAAAACTGTAACGGCTGCTTTATAAAAGAGGACAACAGAGGAAATTCCACCGTAAAATTCCCCGCTACAATGAATTTACCGTGGCATTTTTAACAGTAAATTTGGTTTTGACTTTCTTACAGAGAAATACTGGATGAATTTGGTCCTTATTTGGTATCAATTACTTTATAACCATATTCCATATATGTCTATATAAAAATCCCagttaatatacataatttggcATCAATTTAAATCTGTCAATGTAGTCTAGTAAATCATTATTTGTATTGCCTTTTATAAGATTCAGAGTTGCTCActcttcaattaatttattgccatatataattattttataaaaattcatttttatatcttaaaaaattatcagcaaaaagataaaattaatatatttaagatgaaatacataaaataaataataatataaatgagatTGATTTCACTTGCTTAAGCCAGGCTCAATTACTCAATtgtaaaaaagtaaaaagaaaaaaaaccggGAAGATTGAGATGCCACGTAATAAGTTagtaacttttttatatttctcaCAGATGTACCAAGATTAACTAACGGCAACGTAACTGACAAAGCCGTTCTTGGACGGCGCCTGCGATGTGCAGTACACGCAGTCGCACATTCGTCCGTACCTCCAGGCCACTTGGCTTGGAAAATATTCATCACCCTACGTGGCTTTCCACATTATAATTCTTATTCTATTTTTGTCACCGCCAGCCACGTGGCCAACATGTCTTCTGTCTTGCGGCTGACGACGTTCAAGTGATCTCAAATTtgaagtcttttttttttttaaataaaaaaaagattattcctcttttattaataaatcgtTTGCACGTTTTGAATGCGGTCAAAGAATATATGGGAAACTGATATGGTGTCACACGTTTCCACGCCAAGAATGCACCACAAGTACGTggatttaaaatattgaaattgaagtaattaattatatcaaattgcTCGACATAATTGGTACATCATAGTTTAAAAACATTCAAAGTGAGATGTCCATTTATAAGATAAcactttaaaatatgaataaatgattTATATTGATATGGTCGTCCGAGTATTTGTct harbors:
- the LOC123193483 gene encoding glutaredoxin-C9-like produces the protein MQKAIPYRSYLHAAAPGSSTSMPLSGGGITTGKAQNNSVEKMVLENAVVVLGRRGCCMSHVVRTLLLGHGVNPAVFEVEEADEANVVGELSRIKGLKSETDGGSIQFPAVFVGGKLFGGLDQLIATHISGELVPILKDAGALWL